Proteins from a single region of Geothrix sp. PMB-07:
- the rpe gene encoding ribulose-phosphate 3-epimerase yields MTLRPASPLLAPSLLSADFTRLGEELRFLEGSGAQVVHVDVMDGRFVPNITIGLPVVESLRKATTLALDCHLMIVEPLRYAADFVKAGADWVSIHQEADPHLHRTLAAIRQAGGKAGVVLNPGTPVDTLVDLVGDFDFVLLMSVNPGFGGQSFIPRVLDKVRRLDVLRTERGIPFFIEVDGGVGLKNAAELIRAGADCLVAGNAVFKAEHPKAAVAGLLSEMAKGR; encoded by the coding sequence ATGACCCTGCGCCCCGCCTCCCCGCTCCTGGCCCCTTCCCTGCTCTCGGCGGACTTCACGCGTCTGGGCGAGGAACTGCGCTTCCTCGAGGGTTCCGGCGCCCAGGTGGTGCATGTGGATGTCATGGACGGCCGCTTCGTGCCGAACATCACCATCGGCCTGCCCGTGGTGGAAAGCCTGCGCAAGGCGACCACCCTGGCCCTGGACTGCCACCTGATGATTGTCGAGCCCCTGCGCTACGCCGCCGACTTTGTGAAGGCGGGCGCCGACTGGGTGAGCATCCACCAGGAGGCGGATCCGCACCTGCACCGCACCCTCGCGGCCATCCGCCAAGCGGGTGGAAAAGCAGGCGTGGTGCTGAATCCCGGCACGCCCGTGGACACGCTTGTCGATCTCGTGGGCGACTTCGACTTCGTGCTGCTCATGAGCGTGAACCCGGGCTTTGGCGGCCAGTCCTTCATCCCGAGGGTGCTCGACAAGGTGCGCCGCCTCGATGTCCTGCGCACCGAGCGAGGCATCCCCTTCTTCATCGAGGTGGATGGCGGCGTGGGTCTGAAGAATGCCGCCGAGCTCATCCGCGCCGGGGCCGATTGCCTGGTGGCGGGCAACGCGGTGTTCAAGGCCGAGCACCCCAAGGCCGCCGTGGCGGGCCTGCTCAGCGAGATGGCGAAGGGGCGCTGA
- a CDS encoding YiiX/YebB-like N1pC/P60 family cysteine hydrolase, whose product MRNLAVLSLLALTAACTTPMVVHPPTDREAREALALKEVTRLGQPGDWLVMRGYHATDNLVATVTTAPFSHVAVLDPERGQVIEAEGKGLRTAPLADFMQRAHRVILMRPMWATTPERQAAAVEKARSLVGKPYDFTGLIGLNAPDRYYCSELAVAVYAPHVSRKDHLPHVIPPGDMHYWATILWDSGPVLHRPMEVSAPSPSR is encoded by the coding sequence ATGCGAAACCTTGCCGTTCTCTCCCTGCTGGCCCTGACGGCCGCGTGCACCACGCCGATGGTGGTGCATCCGCCCACCGACCGGGAGGCCCGCGAAGCTCTGGCCCTGAAGGAAGTGACCCGCCTCGGCCAGCCCGGCGACTGGCTGGTGATGCGCGGCTACCACGCCACGGACAATTTGGTGGCCACGGTCACCACAGCGCCCTTCAGCCACGTGGCGGTGCTCGATCCGGAGCGCGGCCAGGTCATCGAGGCCGAGGGCAAAGGCCTGCGCACGGCGCCCCTGGCGGACTTCATGCAGCGGGCCCACCGCGTGATCCTCATGCGGCCCATGTGGGCCACCACGCCGGAACGCCAGGCCGCGGCCGTGGAGAAGGCCCGCTCGCTGGTGGGGAAACCCTATGACTTCACGGGCCTGATCGGCCTGAATGCGCCCGACCGCTACTACTGCAGCGAACTGGCCGTGGCGGTCTACGCGCCGCATGTCTCGCGGAAGGATCACCTGCCCCATGTCATTCCGCCGGGGGACATGCATTACTGGGCGACCATCCTCTGGGACAGCGGCCCCGTGCTGCACCGTCCTATGGAGGTCAGCGCCCCTTCGCCATCTCGCTGA
- a CDS encoding GIY-YIG nuclease family protein → MTWWLYLLRCGDGTLYCGIALDVEARLKQHRDGKGAKYTRGRGPLEVVYREACSGQAEALRRERVVKRLSRAAKLRLLSA, encoded by the coding sequence ATGACCTGGTGGCTGTACCTCCTGCGCTGCGGCGACGGCACGTTGTACTGCGGCATCGCTCTGGATGTGGAGGCGCGGCTGAAGCAGCACCGAGATGGGAAGGGCGCCAAGTACACCCGGGGCCGCGGTCCCCTGGAAGTGGTCTACCGCGAAGCCTGCTCCGGCCAAGCCGAGGCCCTGCGGCGCGAGCGGGTGGTCAAGCGCCTGTCGCGGGCCGCGAAGCTGCGCCTCCTGAGTGCCTGA
- a CDS encoding alpha-2-macroglobulin — protein sequence MRWFRPLLTLLMPALLLLPTMGTAQKRSADGPWREGGWTGAFATLRPTLPGKPGQLEAAGPIPSEARIRIYRVEDPDAFLKKVLVDRGAAAAEGGRGVQDPLDVLREAVLWGGRRAFVTVHRTASQSLRDAAKQTDRLTSAKTSPAHVREGSALPLEGQPGITFVTEIVPKVAEDIAGKKGHEDDESGEEGFLSRVELPAQAAGLYLVEVLRGSDAAYVPWMVSDLALLSEQDGARLRVQAVDGRDGAPKGGGTILGQIFEGAKAQPISFDGAGKAEVAVTPGVRRIVVARSGASLAILASEGQSAASVRQRLYAFTERPLYRPGQEVFAKAILRRVDDGENRVVSGAANLAFTVLDPEDTKVTEGQAKLLNAETGTYGAQFNLPGAGRLGLYRIVFQGPQGPGQAEFKVEQFVKPAFEVKVTTEKSKVGLGDELNFHAAARYFYGAAVRGAKADWFLYKVVPPKSKWIWDDEDAGPAPELMESGQVDLDDEGQVDLPSFKAESDGLWRMVVKVADAAGQRNSGQAQVRAAAGDLVLMIAADRQVALPGKPFQVTARALDLDGKEVPGVAITLRAARIIALKDNAYWWSRPSALKPGETVASAPGPQAMLSIPEGGAFLLVAEAKDSKGRPVVAQRQMTVAAEGTPLPAVPDLRAAADKPEYQPGDTARILVQLPRPKLTLHWAIEHEGLGQRQSRAVLGTTALVDIPITAAMQPNVWAVFEIVAEGRRQMVEVPLRVPKRDRRLQVAVTTDKDRYQPGQPMKVSVAVTDAAGKPSAADLSVGVVDEAIYALSQELHPDPVRFFHPTRRHGVLRSGSTDWSFHDLLRRQRPVWSLKQTKRGDFKADDDDKVRQNFKDTAHWAPFVAAGRDGKASVDLVLPDNLTAWRATATAVTSDTKVGVGRSSKPSSKPLQVALTLPRTLSVGEEARAIALVRNLSGQPIQGKIRLEVQNGRFSGTPEGSFSLQDQGEYRLALPLFSDKTGPLTVTARVEGGGLKDAERQKVTVQDQLVPASLSGSVVLDGSAQTFTVPAPPAAKGEATLVLTPVGNLEHLAAPSLPYLIGYPYGCVEQTLSSFVPNLLVADLVKQGAMPDLDWKKLTDLDRNIRDGVFKVYGYQQPNGGWGWYAPNDFGLDANPHTTGYAIQSFATMKRLGYAVDEGVYRRGRQAALSLFQQVARQADSATPAQRQRSTHGQSADPQADAAFLLVSLAQTGEPIAGLLDSAADKVLNGKWTGAHVHAMTALAAATAKHPKAAALVAALEQKAVVKGGLARWEGRREDWWSYASGDVVPTVMALKALSLARPQSPLIRQGETFLASEYRGYGWYSTWSTGQIVDLLPYLMKTRKLDWGPLAIQAAVQGGPSFEFKERPETRRWNAREPRAGSYPMAEPKPVTVTASGRGLLVWTYAYQVPGSAAGVPKGDASSALRLSVTRNLWRLKTPQETGNARQGWVRQPWTGTMKAGEEAWMQVQFRTDRDADYVMLEVPIPGGLNPTVKLEGFVLEGKPFTDEGSSDAWMKPRIEVHPDKVTFLFNRTYSWSTQSVRIHLRAGMAGSYRLRPAKLSLMSNEGQWATCDGLDLKVVDGGAR from the coding sequence ATGCGCTGGTTCCGTCCTCTCCTCACCTTGCTGATGCCCGCCCTGCTGCTGCTGCCCACCATGGGCACGGCGCAGAAACGCAGCGCTGATGGTCCCTGGCGCGAAGGCGGCTGGACCGGCGCCTTCGCCACCCTGCGCCCCACGTTGCCCGGCAAGCCGGGGCAGCTGGAAGCGGCGGGCCCGATTCCCTCCGAGGCCCGCATTCGCATCTACCGGGTGGAAGATCCTGACGCCTTCCTCAAGAAGGTGTTGGTGGACCGTGGCGCCGCAGCGGCGGAAGGGGGCCGCGGGGTGCAGGATCCGCTCGACGTGCTGCGCGAGGCCGTGCTTTGGGGAGGCCGCCGCGCCTTCGTCACGGTGCACCGCACCGCCAGCCAATCCCTGCGAGACGCAGCCAAGCAGACGGATCGCCTCACCTCGGCCAAGACCTCGCCCGCCCATGTGCGCGAAGGCTCGGCGCTGCCCTTGGAGGGCCAACCCGGCATCACATTCGTCACCGAGATCGTGCCCAAGGTCGCCGAGGACATCGCGGGCAAGAAGGGGCATGAGGATGACGAATCCGGCGAGGAGGGTTTCCTCAGCCGCGTCGAGCTGCCGGCCCAGGCCGCGGGCCTCTACCTGGTGGAAGTGCTGCGCGGCAGCGATGCGGCCTACGTGCCCTGGATGGTGTCCGACCTGGCCCTGCTTTCCGAGCAGGACGGCGCGCGTCTGCGTGTCCAGGCGGTGGATGGCCGCGACGGTGCGCCGAAGGGCGGAGGTACGATCCTTGGCCAGATCTTCGAAGGAGCCAAGGCCCAGCCCATCAGCTTCGATGGCGCGGGCAAGGCGGAAGTCGCCGTCACCCCCGGGGTGCGGCGCATCGTCGTGGCGCGCAGTGGCGCCAGCCTCGCCATCCTCGCCAGCGAAGGCCAGAGCGCGGCCTCCGTGCGCCAGCGCCTCTACGCGTTCACGGAACGGCCCCTCTACCGGCCCGGCCAGGAAGTCTTCGCCAAGGCCATTCTGCGGCGCGTGGATGATGGGGAGAACCGTGTCGTGAGCGGCGCGGCGAACCTGGCCTTCACGGTGCTGGATCCCGAAGACACGAAGGTCACCGAGGGTCAGGCCAAGCTGCTCAACGCCGAAACCGGCACCTACGGTGCCCAGTTCAACCTGCCGGGCGCCGGTCGCCTCGGCCTCTACCGCATCGTTTTCCAGGGCCCGCAGGGCCCCGGCCAGGCTGAATTCAAGGTCGAGCAGTTCGTGAAGCCCGCCTTCGAGGTGAAGGTCACCACCGAGAAGTCCAAGGTGGGCCTGGGCGATGAACTGAACTTCCACGCCGCCGCCCGCTACTTCTACGGTGCCGCCGTGCGCGGCGCCAAGGCCGACTGGTTCCTCTACAAGGTGGTGCCGCCCAAGTCGAAGTGGATCTGGGATGACGAGGACGCAGGCCCTGCGCCCGAGCTCATGGAGAGCGGCCAGGTGGATCTGGACGACGAAGGCCAGGTGGACCTGCCCAGCTTCAAGGCTGAGAGCGATGGCCTGTGGCGCATGGTGGTGAAGGTGGCCGATGCCGCGGGCCAGCGCAACAGCGGTCAGGCGCAGGTGCGCGCCGCCGCGGGCGACCTGGTGCTGATGATCGCCGCGGACCGCCAGGTGGCGCTGCCGGGCAAGCCCTTCCAGGTGACGGCGCGGGCGCTGGATCTGGACGGCAAAGAAGTGCCCGGCGTGGCCATCACGTTGCGCGCAGCCCGCATCATCGCGCTGAAGGACAACGCCTACTGGTGGTCCCGGCCCAGCGCGCTGAAGCCCGGCGAGACGGTGGCTTCGGCGCCGGGGCCGCAGGCCATGCTGAGCATTCCGGAAGGCGGCGCCTTCCTGCTGGTGGCCGAGGCCAAGGATTCCAAGGGCCGCCCCGTGGTGGCCCAGCGGCAGATGACGGTGGCCGCCGAAGGCACACCGCTGCCCGCGGTGCCCGACCTTCGCGCCGCGGCCGACAAGCCCGAATACCAGCCCGGCGACACGGCGCGCATCCTCGTGCAGCTGCCCCGGCCCAAGCTCACCCTCCACTGGGCCATCGAGCATGAGGGCCTGGGCCAGCGGCAGAGCCGCGCCGTGCTGGGCACCACCGCCCTGGTGGACATTCCCATCACCGCCGCCATGCAGCCCAATGTCTGGGCCGTTTTCGAGATCGTGGCCGAGGGCCGCCGCCAGATGGTGGAAGTGCCCCTCCGCGTGCCCAAGCGCGACCGCCGCCTGCAGGTGGCCGTCACCACCGACAAGGATCGCTACCAGCCCGGCCAGCCCATGAAGGTCTCCGTGGCGGTCACCGATGCCGCGGGCAAGCCCTCAGCGGCGGATCTCAGCGTGGGCGTGGTGGACGAAGCCATCTACGCGCTGAGCCAGGAACTGCATCCCGATCCCGTGCGCTTCTTCCATCCCACGCGTCGCCACGGTGTGTTGCGATCGGGTTCGACGGACTGGAGCTTCCATGACCTGCTGCGCCGCCAGCGTCCGGTCTGGAGCCTGAAGCAGACCAAGCGCGGCGACTTCAAGGCCGATGACGACGACAAGGTGCGTCAGAACTTCAAGGACACCGCCCACTGGGCACCCTTCGTGGCCGCGGGCCGCGATGGCAAGGCCAGTGTCGACCTGGTGCTGCCGGACAACCTCACGGCCTGGCGCGCCACGGCCACCGCCGTGACCAGCGACACCAAGGTGGGTGTGGGCCGCAGCTCCAAGCCCTCGTCCAAGCCATTGCAGGTGGCGCTCACGCTGCCGCGCACGCTGAGTGTGGGCGAGGAGGCCCGCGCCATCGCCCTGGTGCGCAACCTGTCAGGCCAGCCCATCCAGGGCAAGATCCGGCTGGAGGTTCAGAACGGCCGCTTCTCAGGCACGCCCGAAGGCAGCTTCAGTCTGCAGGATCAGGGCGAGTATCGCCTGGCCTTGCCGCTCTTCTCCGACAAGACCGGGCCGCTCACGGTCACGGCCCGGGTGGAAGGCGGGGGCCTGAAGGACGCCGAGCGCCAGAAGGTCACTGTGCAGGATCAGCTGGTGCCCGCTTCCCTGTCGGGCTCCGTGGTGCTGGATGGCTCGGCCCAGACCTTCACCGTGCCCGCGCCTCCCGCCGCCAAGGGCGAGGCCACGCTGGTGCTCACACCCGTGGGCAACCTGGAGCATCTGGCCGCGCCGTCGCTGCCCTATCTCATTGGCTACCCCTATGGTTGTGTGGAGCAGACCCTATCGAGCTTCGTGCCCAACCTGCTGGTGGCCGACCTCGTGAAACAGGGGGCCATGCCCGACCTGGACTGGAAGAAGCTGACAGACCTGGACCGCAACATCCGCGATGGCGTGTTCAAGGTCTACGGCTACCAGCAGCCCAATGGCGGCTGGGGCTGGTACGCGCCCAACGACTTCGGTCTGGACGCCAATCCGCACACCACGGGCTATGCCATCCAGAGCTTCGCCACCATGAAGCGGCTGGGCTATGCGGTGGATGAAGGCGTCTATCGCCGCGGCCGCCAGGCGGCCCTGAGCCTCTTCCAACAGGTGGCCCGGCAGGCGGACTCAGCCACGCCCGCCCAGCGTCAGCGAAGCACGCACGGGCAGTCGGCGGATCCGCAAGCTGATGCGGCCTTCCTGCTGGTGTCCCTGGCCCAGACAGGAGAACCCATCGCAGGCCTGCTGGACAGCGCTGCGGACAAGGTGCTGAACGGCAAGTGGACCGGCGCCCACGTGCATGCCATGACGGCCCTGGCCGCAGCCACGGCCAAGCATCCCAAGGCCGCGGCCCTGGTCGCGGCCCTCGAGCAGAAGGCCGTGGTGAAAGGCGGCCTGGCCCGCTGGGAGGGGCGCCGCGAGGATTGGTGGAGCTATGCCTCCGGCGATGTGGTGCCCACGGTCATGGCCCTCAAGGCGCTGAGCCTCGCCCGTCCGCAATCGCCGCTCATCCGTCAGGGCGAGACCTTCCTGGCCTCCGAATACCGCGGCTACGGCTGGTATTCCACCTGGAGCACGGGCCAGATCGTCGACCTGCTGCCCTACCTCATGAAGACCCGCAAGCTGGACTGGGGGCCGCTGGCCATCCAGGCGGCAGTGCAGGGTGGGCCCTCCTTCGAGTTCAAGGAGCGGCCGGAGACCCGCCGCTGGAATGCGCGGGAGCCCAGGGCCGGCAGCTATCCCATGGCCGAGCCCAAGCCCGTGACCGTCACCGCCTCTGGCCGAGGCCTGCTGGTGTGGACCTACGCCTACCAGGTGCCGGGCAGTGCGGCCGGCGTGCCCAAGGGGGATGCGTCCTCTGCCCTGCGCTTGTCCGTGACGCGGAACCTGTGGCGCCTGAAGACGCCCCAGGAAACGGGCAATGCCCGTCAGGGCTGGGTCCGCCAGCCCTGGACCGGAACGATGAAGGCCGGTGAGGAGGCCTGGATGCAGGTGCAGTTCCGGACGGACCGCGACGCGGACTACGTGATGCTCGAAGTGCCCATTCCCGGCGGACTCAATCCCACCGTGAAGCTGGAAGGTTTCGTGCTGGAGGGCAAGCCCTTCACCGATGAGGGCTCTTCCGATGCCTGGATGAAACCCCGCATCGAAGTGCATCCCGACAAGGTGACCTTCCTCTTCAACCGCACCTACAGTTGGAGCACGCAGTCCGTGCGCATCCACCTGCGGGCGGGCATGGCGGGCAGCTACCGGCTGCGCCCGGCCAAGCTGAGCCTCATGTCCAACGAAGGGCAGTGGGCCACCTGCGATGGCCTGGATCTGAAGGTGGTGGATGGAGGTGCCCGATGA
- a CDS encoding DUF1175 family protein — protein sequence MKPVRVLAAALAVGAGAILLLVPVRHHVVVESSATNPVRHLRIESRSLVGLRRPGWGVAVTGAPVWGNAREGFFLRAEQPVQAMVTAWPGFRQSLSMDASPAITLALSEEGDRQAFRTWFVALLEQQVEAPSPAWEPAQRDCAGLLRFAFREALATHTAAWRERVAFTSGAPAQDPSPGFVRDWRAGFPTPDGPQPFAKGAYLRRFACEFLGRDLQLAKPGDLIFFARGGAHAQPDHAMAFVRPDVDGAPMLLYHTGPEGSGVRTQPGEVRRARLDDLLHHPDPDFRPLPENAAFLGLYRWRLLVNGPSDLSSAPRS from the coding sequence ATGAAGCCGGTCCGCGTTCTGGCGGCGGCCCTGGCCGTGGGCGCAGGCGCCATCCTGCTGCTGGTTCCCGTGCGCCATCATGTGGTGGTGGAATCTTCCGCCACAAACCCGGTGCGCCACCTCCGCATTGAGAGCCGAAGCCTGGTTGGCCTCAGGCGCCCTGGATGGGGCGTGGCGGTGACGGGCGCCCCAGTGTGGGGGAACGCCCGGGAAGGCTTCTTTCTGCGGGCCGAGCAGCCCGTTCAGGCCATGGTCACGGCCTGGCCGGGGTTCAGACAATCCCTGTCCATGGACGCCTCACCTGCCATCACCCTGGCCCTGAGCGAAGAGGGTGACCGCCAGGCCTTCCGCACCTGGTTCGTGGCCCTGCTCGAGCAGCAGGTGGAGGCGCCCAGCCCCGCCTGGGAACCCGCTCAGCGCGACTGTGCGGGCCTGCTCCGCTTCGCGTTCCGTGAGGCGTTGGCCACACACACCGCCGCCTGGCGTGAACGCGTCGCCTTCACGTCCGGGGCCCCGGCGCAGGATCCTTCACCGGGCTTTGTTCGTGACTGGCGGGCGGGGTTCCCCACACCGGATGGTCCGCAACCCTTCGCCAAGGGCGCCTACCTGCGGCGCTTCGCCTGCGAATTCCTGGGCCGCGATCTGCAACTGGCCAAGCCCGGTGACCTGATCTTCTTCGCTCGCGGCGGCGCCCACGCCCAGCCGGACCACGCCATGGCCTTCGTGCGCCCTGATGTGGACGGAGCGCCCATGCTGCTCTACCACACCGGCCCGGAGGGCAGCGGCGTCCGCACGCAACCCGGAGAAGTGCGCCGCGCCCGCCTCGATGATCTGCTGCACCATCCCGATCCCGATTTCCGTCCCTTGCCTGAAAACGCCGCCTTCCTGGGGCTCTATCGCTGGCGCTTGCTGGTGAATGGGCCCTCCGACCTTTCTTCCGCCCCAAGGTCCTGA
- the hutI gene encoding imidazolonepropionase — translation MADRRVLTNLRGLCTPDPARAWAVDRIPDAALALEGGRVAWMGRAADLPAHWNDAPKVDGGGAWATPGFVDPHTHLLFGGNRSGEFNRRLAGVSYQQIAAEGGGIRETVRATRAATVEELVTTGEARLQAFRQRGVVHLECKTGYGLELEAESRMTAAYAELKRRGWSLDVTLLPAHDIAPEFHGDAEANLRAVSEDWLPELVRRHPGVARFCDIFVETGVYTQEQGRRMFAAGKALGLIPRVHADELTWTGGAELAAEVGAASADHLMFCSEAGMKAMAAADVTPVLLPATTLFLGMRDWAPARKMIEAGCRVALATDFNPGSCPCVDPLTVLRLGCLQLRMTFEEAFTAMTLHAARSLRRDDLGHLHPGAKAEVLLWDVEELLELVYWVGEPYRPRFLNA, via the coding sequence ATGGCAGACCGTCGCGTCCTCACCAACCTCCGGGGCCTGTGCACCCCCGATCCCGCCCGTGCCTGGGCTGTGGACCGCATTCCCGATGCCGCCCTGGCCCTCGAAGGTGGCCGGGTGGCTTGGATGGGCCGCGCCGCAGATCTGCCCGCGCACTGGAACGACGCCCCCAAAGTGGACGGCGGCGGCGCCTGGGCCACGCCGGGCTTCGTGGATCCCCACACCCACCTGCTCTTCGGCGGCAACCGCTCCGGAGAATTCAACCGGCGCCTGGCCGGCGTCAGCTACCAGCAGATCGCCGCAGAAGGCGGTGGCATCCGCGAGACCGTGCGGGCCACCCGGGCCGCCACAGTGGAGGAACTGGTCACCACGGGTGAAGCGCGCCTGCAGGCCTTCCGGCAGCGGGGCGTGGTGCACCTGGAATGCAAGACGGGCTACGGCCTGGAACTGGAGGCGGAATCCCGCATGACAGCCGCCTATGCGGAGTTGAAGCGCCGGGGCTGGAGCCTGGACGTGACGCTGCTGCCCGCCCACGACATCGCCCCGGAATTCCATGGCGATGCCGAGGCCAACCTCCGTGCGGTTTCCGAAGACTGGCTGCCGGAACTGGTGCGTCGCCATCCAGGTGTGGCCCGTTTCTGCGACATCTTCGTGGAGACTGGCGTCTACACCCAGGAACAGGGACGCCGCATGTTCGCCGCGGGCAAGGCCCTGGGCCTCATCCCCCGCGTGCATGCGGACGAGCTCACCTGGACCGGCGGCGCCGAGCTGGCCGCCGAAGTGGGCGCCGCCAGCGCGGACCACCTGATGTTCTGCAGCGAGGCGGGCATGAAGGCCATGGCAGCCGCCGACGTCACCCCGGTACTGCTGCCCGCCACTACGCTGTTCCTGGGCATGCGCGACTGGGCTCCGGCCCGCAAGATGATCGAGGCGGGCTGCCGCGTGGCCCTGGCCACGGACTTCAACCCTGGCTCCTGCCCTTGTGTGGATCCGCTTACCGTGCTGCGCCTGGGCTGCCTGCAGCTGCGCATGACCTTCGAGGAGGCCTTTACGGCCATGACGCTCCACGCCGCCCGCAGCCTGCGCCGCGACGACCTGGGGCACCTGCACCCCGGCGCCAAGGCAGAGGTGCTGCTCTGGGATGTGGAAGAACTGCTCGAGCTGGTCTACTGGGTGGGCGAACCCTACCGCCCGCGCTTCCTCAACGCCTGA
- a CDS encoding bacteriohemerythrin: MGLQAFIQRFFLKEPQDAAARPAGLNSSKIHSPSGERSTPWRCGVTRLDEQYEILFRLVKQFQALIKAGADTVGMDAALKTLEVHLEGHLALEEAYLEHIEFPGLANHRNLHQTFRHQLQLFQQRIASGDRSAGLELSQVLYAWIKVHVLKEDPLWGEHAKARRRRKALADIS; encoded by the coding sequence ATGGGCCTGCAGGCTTTTATCCAACGCTTTTTCCTGAAGGAACCGCAGGATGCCGCCGCTCGGCCTGCTGGCCTGAACTCAAGCAAGATCCATTCGCCTTCCGGGGAGCGATCGACACCGTGGCGGTGCGGGGTCACCCGGCTGGATGAGCAGTACGAAATCCTCTTCCGCCTTGTCAAGCAATTCCAGGCTCTGATCAAGGCCGGGGCGGACACCGTGGGGATGGACGCGGCCCTCAAAACCCTGGAAGTCCACCTGGAGGGCCATCTGGCCCTGGAGGAAGCCTATCTGGAGCACATCGAGTTCCCGGGACTGGCCAATCACCGGAACCTGCATCAAACCTTCCGTCACCAGCTGCAGCTCTTCCAACAACGCATTGCCAGTGGCGATCGCAGCGCCGGTCTGGAGCTCTCACAGGTGCTTTACGCCTGGATCAAGGTGCACGTGCTGAAGGAGGACCCGCTCTGGGGCGAGCACGCCAAGGCGCGGCGGCGCCGCAAAGCCCTGGCGGATATTTCCTGA
- a CDS encoding YdcH family protein, which produces MDFLRPDVQERLMKEHFEFRKLMEEHKSADSRLGDLQKKPSLSAKESLEEVELKKIKLRAKERIYHIVQEVSKHADQ; this is translated from the coding sequence ATGGATTTCCTGCGCCCAGATGTTCAAGAGCGCCTGATGAAGGAGCATTTCGAATTTCGCAAGCTCATGGAGGAACACAAGTCCGCCGACTCGCGGCTGGGTGATCTCCAGAAAAAGCCCAGCCTTTCCGCCAAGGAATCCTTGGAAGAGGTGGAGCTGAAGAAGATCAAGCTGCGCGCCAAAGAACGCATCTACCACATCGTGCAGGAGGTCTCCAAACACGCTGATCAGTAG